In Mustela lutreola isolate mMusLut2 chromosome 1, mMusLut2.pri, whole genome shotgun sequence, one genomic interval encodes:
- the GVQW3 gene encoding protein GVQW3, with product MSDRYLEQRISIKFCVKLNKSASETHHLLKKAYGDEVMSRARVFDWHKRFKEGREDVRDDARSGRPVTHRTDENIQKVKDLVCSNRRLTVRMMAEELNLDKETVRLILKENLNMRKISAKVVSGILKDEPKPQRFDFQSDLSKEMRKNKNSLCVRKKISSETRTHLECEAGGKIPLPVSHPPNHYPANQLLQASSSTSLPTRAAQDWSPHGKRNVR from the coding sequence ATGAGTGACCGCTATCTAGAACAAAGGATTAGTATAAAATTCTGCGTGAAATTGAACAAGTCCGCAAGTGAGACCcaccaccttttaaaaaaagcttatgGAGATGAAGTCATGTCAAGGGCCCGAGTTTTCGACTGGCACAAAAGGTTTAAAGAAGGGCGGGAAGATGTCCGAGATGACGCCCGAAGTGGTCGTCCAGTCACCCACCGGACGGATGAAAATATCCAGAAGGTCAAGGACTTGGTTTGTTCAAACAGGCGGTTGACCGTGAGGATGATGGCGGAAGAGTTAAATTTAGATAAAGAAACCGTTAGACTCATTTTGAAAGAGAACTTAAATATgaggaaaatatctgcaaaagtTGTATCAGGTATTTTGAAGGATGAACCCAAACCTCAGAGATTTGACTTTCAGTCTGATCTTtcaaaggaaatgaggaaaaataaaaatagcctgTGTGTAAGGAAAAAGATAAGTTCTGAAACACGGACTCATCTCGAGTGTGAAGCTGGTGGGAAGATACCTCTGCCTGTATCCCATCCCCCAAACCACTACCCTGCCAACCAGCTTCTGCAGGCTTCATCATCAACAAGCCTTCCCACCAGGGCAGCTCAGGACTGGTCACCCCATGGTAAAAGGAATGTGAGGTAG